The Candidatus Angelobacter sp. DNA window TTCAGGTCCTGAATCATCTCGCCGTTCAAGACGACACGTAAATGATCGCCCCTGAGGGTGACATGGTATTTGTTCCATTCAGTCGGTTTGTAAACCTGCTTCGTCGGGGCAATGGCCCGATAAATGCCACCGGTCAACTCGGAATCCTTGGCTTGCGGATTGTAACGAAAATCCGCCATCTGCAATTCCATGCCGTCGAAGGCCGGGTCACCATACATGGGGACTCTCAAAGCGCAGCCGCTGTTCCCGGTTTCGCCGAGTTTGAACTCGAATTCGAGTTCAAAATCGCTGTATTCCTTTTCGCTGAGCAGCCAGCTTCCGCGCGGCTCGCCGCCGTGGAGAACTCCGTTCTCCACACGCCACACCGGATTACCCTGCGCTGCGTTGCGGACGTCGTCCCAGGCGCGCACCGTCCAACCCGTTGGCACGCCATCCTCGGGAAAAAGCGCAACGAACCCCCCGTGTCCCGTGAAGTGCCGGCACCCGGAAACGACCATTATCGCGAGGACAAATGAAAGCAGCGGAAGGGGTTTCATGCGTGCGAATCTGACTTTGAGCCGGACGAACATTCAAGCCATTTTTATCGGCCTGATCCGGCAAATCCGTCGATGGAAAACGCCGGCTGTTTGACATGCGCCGAAAAACACCGCTCCTTACGGGCTGATAATTTCCAGTGCTCCTCCTCACCCGCGGATGCCCGTTGGTTCCCACAAACGGGCCCCGTCTGGTGCGAGGAGCACTGGACTCCTCCTGATGCATCGTTTCGCAGCGCCGTGCGAATCCCGGTGGGTTTCGGCGCACACACAGTCTCCGCCGAAACCCACCATCCGCTCATCCGAGTCGGACAATACAAGGACGCCGACGAGCCGTTTTTCAGGTAAGCGTCGCTGGTGAGATGCACCACCACCCGGGATTGTTCCGCCGCCCGATGGGTTGTAAATCGCCCGACACCCGGGCGGGACAGTTAGGGCGCCTCCGTTGAATCCAGTTCCGGAACCCCGACGCGATGTCCCGGCCCACCTGGCCACAATCAAAATTGTCGCCAATTTCCGCAGTCGGGTGTATCGGATGGGGACCAGTGCAAATCCGAAAAACAAAGCCATGAAACCGAAAACAGCAACAACCATCGTCCTCGCCGTGCTGTTGAGTGCCGCAGGTGTGGCACACGCGGCGGACACAAAAGACGCAAACAAACCCGGCGCAGAGAACAAAGAAGCGAAGGCGTTCAAAAATGTGGACGTGGCCGGGTTTGAAAAACTCCGCGCGGACAGGAAAAACGTGGTGCTCGACGTGCGCACGAAAAAGGAGTTTGAAGCCGGTCACGTCCCCGGCGCGATCAACCTTGACTGGTACGCGCCTGACTTTGCCGGGCGGGTCGCCAGGCTCGACAAGGGCAAGACCTACCTCGTGCACTGTGCCGGCGGAGTGCGCAGCGCGAAGGCGTGCGGCAAGATGAGTCAGCTCGACTTCCCCAAGCTTTACAACCTCGAAGGCGGCTTCAAGGCCTGGGAAAAGGCGGGGAATAAAGCGGAGAAATGAGCACGTCCGGCAATCGCAAGGCAGAGCCCATGACCACGAATCCATTGAACTTCTCCCGCCGTGATTTTCTCAAGACTTCCACCGCCAT harbors:
- a CDS encoding rhodanese-like domain-containing protein yields the protein MKPKTATTIVLAVLLSAAGVAHAADTKDANKPGAENKEAKAFKNVDVAGFEKLRADRKNVVLDVRTKKEFEAGHVPGAINLDWYAPDFAGRVARLDKGKTYLVHCAGGVRSAKACGKMSQLDFPKLYNLEGGFKAWEKAGNKAEK
- a CDS encoding DUF1080 domain-containing protein, with amino-acid sequence MKPLPLLSFVLAIMVVSGCRHFTGHGGFVALFPEDGVPTGWTVRAWDDVRNAAQGNPVWRVENGVLHGGEPRGSWLLSEKEYSDFELEFEFKLGETGNSGCALRVPMYGDPAFDGMELQMADFRYNPQAKDSELTGGIYRAIAPTKQVYKPTEWNKYHVTLRGDHLRVVLNGEMIQDLNLREQNQSVKRHNGADAPPVRDRPRKGHIGFQELSRGAEHVQIRNARIKVMD